TGTCAATGAGTAGAATACCACAATTGCCATAAGAACAACCAGAAGAGGAACTATCCATTTTGTAAACTTGCCTATACCATCATTCAAGTCCTTATGTGAAATGTACCATATTGCCGCCCAGACAATCACTGTGGAAACCAGAATTACCGGAATTACTGTTGTGATTCCTGCTATTGAAGGGGTTGACTGAAGAAGGGTCTGTGAGAAGAATCCGTCAGGATTTGCACCCCATCCCTTAAAGAAGCTCAATACAAGATATATCAGGTCCCATCCGACAATGCAGATGTAGTATGTTGTCACTATAAAGACAATCAGACATAAACTCCATCCCACCATCTGGAAACGATCCCGTATCTTCTTGCAGATGTCAAGAACTGAAGTCTTAAACTTATAACCTATTGCATATTCAAACAAAATAAAGCTCAATCCTAAAAAGACCAGTGAAACCACATAGGGAATCAGGAATGTTCCCTCACCGTTGCTGTAGAGAACGTATGGAAATCTCCAGATGTTTCCAAGACCTACTGCAGCTCCAATCATGGCCATTAGAAATGAGAAGTTACTATCCCATTGCATTTTCTTTTCTGCCATAATATCTCCTACCAATTAAGTAATAATTCTATTTATCAATAATGGATTTTAACAGATATAAAATTATTGTCTTGAAATGAAATATGGAAGTTGGTATTTATGATATAGCTATCAACATATTGTTTTTTAGAAATGATATAGTAATATGAGAAATATTAAAAATAAGATTAATTAAATTTAAGAAAAATAGGTTAACAATTAAAATAATTGAAGCTAATTTTAAAATAAAAAAAGAGAAAGGTGAGTTGTGAAATGCAACCCAATCAGTTTATTGTTCCGCAGCCTTGGAAGACTTCCTCTTTGCAAAGTGATTGAGAAGGAAAGGAACAATCAGCAATACTGCAAACAAGAGCAACTCGATTACCAAGGACAACTCATCATCGAAACTCAATGTGGAAACAAGACTGCTTACCCACAAGACCAGAAGAACGATAGGCAAGATGAACTTGATAACATATTTCCACCATTTTCCAACAATCCTGATTGAAGTGTTCTGGTTCAAGACATCGATTAACTTGTCAATATTGTAGAACCAAGCGAAGATTACACATTCAAATATGATGGCCAGAATCAAAGCGAAATTGTTCAAGATCTTATCGAAGATTCCCAAGACAGTACTTCCAGCACCAGTAGTGAAAATAGCTGTTACACAGAAACCAATGACACAGATAATGGTAACCGCCCTCTTACGTGAAAATCCGAACTCTGTAATCAATGATGCGCTAACAGACTCCATAAGAGCAATAGCTGAAGTCAAACCTGCAATCAAGATACAGAAGAAGAAAACAGGACCTATAATGTAGGCAGCACCACCCATCACATTAAATACCTGAGGGAATGCGATAAATGCCAAACCTGTTCCTTCAGTAATCAGGTTTTCAAAGCCAACACCAGTGGAGACAGCCATGAAACCTAAAATAGAGAACACACCGATAGCATTGAAAACCTCAAACCCAGAGTTGGAGGCAACAACGATACCTGCATTCTTGGTCAGGTTGGTTCCCTTGCCCAGATAGCTTGAATAGGTAATAGCAATAGCCATACCGATAGACAATGAGAAAATGATTTGACCGAAAGCAGCCAGCCATATGTCAGTATTGAGCAAAGCGCCCCATTCAGGAGTGAACATTGTAGTATAACCTAAAGAAGCCCCAGGCAAGGTCAATGAAAATCCTACAATCACCACAACCAATATGAACAGTAGCGGCACAGCAACATTGCTGAACTTGGAAATACCCTTGTTGATGTTTCTATGGGAAATGAACCAGATGAAGAACCATACAACCAAACAGGAGAAGAACACTCCAGGAACGAACTGGACCAAACCTCCGGCAGTTGGATTGTTCTGCAAGACTGAATTTACAAAGTAATTGTTAGGATCCGCTCCCCATCCCTTGAAGAAGCTTAGGATAAGGTAGATCAGGTCCCATCCAACAACACAAACATAATAGCTTAAAATCAAAAATACGATAAGCACTGTAAACCAGGCAATAACCCTGAACTTAGTTTTTATTTTACCATAAATCTCCAAAAGAGATGTCTTGAACTTGAAACCGATTGCATATTCCAGCAAAACACCGGA
The genomic region above belongs to Methanobrevibacter sp. and contains:
- a CDS encoding sodium-dependent transporter, with protein sequence MSNESNQWNSNFSFLMAMIGSAVGLGNIWRYPYVLYSNGGGSFMIPYIVAIVLLGLSGVLLEYAIGFKFKTSLLEIYGKIKTKFRVIAWFTVLIVFLILSYYVCVVGWDLIYLILSFFKGWGADPNNYFVNSVLQNNPTAGGLVQFVPGVFFSCLVVWFFIWFISHRNINKGISKFSNVAVPLLFILVVVIVGFSLTLPGASLGYTTMFTPEWGALLNTDIWLAAFGQIIFSLSIGMAIAITYSSYLGKGTNLTKNAGIVVASNSGFEVFNAIGVFSILGFMAVSTGVGFENLITEGTGLAFIAFPQVFNVMGGAAYIIGPVFFFCILIAGLTSAIALMESVSASLITEFGFSRKRAVTIICVIGFCVTAIFTTGAGSTVLGIFDKILNNFALILAIIFECVIFAWFYNIDKLIDVLNQNTSIRIVGKWWKYVIKFILPIVLLVLWVSSLVSTLSFDDELSLVIELLLFAVLLIVPFLLNHFAKRKSSKAAEQ